A genome region from Marinifilum sp. JC120 includes the following:
- a CDS encoding peptidyl-prolyl cis-trans isomerase — translation MSNPMVLMETPEGEVLIELFEKEAPKTVANFLSYVDDGFYEGTLFHRVINNFMIQGGGFDFSMNEKKNNAPVENEADNGLKNELGTLAMARTMDPHSATSQFFINVKDNGFLDHSGKNPQGWGYCVFGKVVDGMEAVEKIKKVKTGSYGPMDDVPVDPISIISMKRFED, via the coding sequence ATGTCCAATCCCATGGTACTGATGGAAACACCTGAAGGTGAAGTCCTCATTGAACTTTTCGAGAAAGAAGCCCCCAAAACCGTAGCAAACTTTTTGAGCTACGTAGATGACGGTTTTTATGAGGGAACTCTTTTTCACAGAGTTATCAATAATTTCATGATTCAGGGCGGTGGTTTTGACTTCTCCATGAATGAGAAAAAAAACAATGCACCTGTTGAGAACGAAGCTGACAACGGCCTCAAGAACGAACTCGGAACCCTTGCCATGGCCCGCACCATGGACCCCCATTCCGCAACTTCACAGTTCTTTATCAATGTGAAGGACAACGGTTTCCTCGACCATTCCGGCAAGAATCCCCAGGGCTGGGGCTACTGCGTATTCGGTAAGGTTGTCGATGGTATGGAAGCTGTTGAGAAAATCAAGAAAGTAAAGACCGGTTCCTACGGTCCTATGGATGATGTTCCGGTTGATCCCATCAGCATCATTTCCATGAAGCGTTTTGAAGATTAA
- a CDS encoding response regulator, with protein MDNSELTILVIDDEDFVRETISDYLSDSGFNIIDAGDGEEGLEVFRKEKPDAVLVDLNMPKVDGFEVLENVSSESPDTPIIVVSGAGLIQDAIKAVRLGAWDFVTKPIVDLNILEHALGQGLERASLIKENRRYKEHLEVEVEKRTEALRNEIKVRREAQDALMAIQDEVIETQKEVILTLGEVVETRSNETANHVRRVAELSYILARRYGLSKEESDLLRLASPMHDVGKIGIPDTVLNKPGRLTPEEFELIKTHTTIGHEILKHSERPIIKAAAIVAFEHHEWWNGEGYPRKLSGDNIHIYGRITGIVDVFDALGSERVYKKAWPIEKIRDYFEEGKGKQFDPHLTDLLFDNLDEILELRRSFPDG; from the coding sequence TTGGATAATTCAGAATTAACCATCCTCGTTATTGATGATGAGGATTTTGTAAGGGAAACAATCAGCGACTATCTGAGCGACTCCGGCTTCAATATTATTGATGCCGGGGACGGTGAGGAAGGGCTTGAGGTGTTCAGGAAGGAAAAACCTGATGCTGTGCTGGTCGACTTGAATATGCCCAAGGTTGACGGTTTTGAGGTATTGGAAAATGTTTCCTCGGAAAGTCCTGATACGCCCATCATCGTTGTCTCCGGTGCCGGACTCATTCAGGATGCCATCAAGGCTGTTCGGCTGGGAGCATGGGATTTCGTTACCAAGCCTATTGTTGATCTGAATATTCTGGAGCATGCCCTTGGACAGGGGCTTGAACGAGCCTCCTTGATTAAGGAAAATCGCCGCTATAAAGAACATCTTGAAGTCGAAGTAGAGAAAAGGACTGAAGCCCTGCGCAACGAGATTAAGGTCCGGCGCGAGGCTCAGGACGCACTCATGGCTATTCAGGATGAGGTTATTGAAACCCAGAAAGAAGTTATCCTTACCCTTGGCGAAGTTGTGGAAACCCGCTCCAATGAGACCGCCAACCATGTACGCCGTGTTGCTGAACTTTCATACATTCTTGCCCGCCGTTACGGTTTGAGCAAGGAAGAGTCCGATCTGCTGCGCCTTGCCTCACCCATGCATGATGTGGGCAAGATCGGAATTCCCGATACCGTGCTCAACAAGCCCGGACGTTTGACTCCCGAAGAATTTGAACTGATCAAGACTCACACCACCATTGGACACGAAATTTTAAAGCATTCCGAACGCCCTATCATTAAAGCCGCAGCTATTGTGGCTTTTGAACACCATGAATGGTGGAACGGTGAAGGATACCCCCGCAAACTTTCCGGGGATAATATTCATATTTACGGGCGGATCACAGGTATTGTGGATGTTTTTGACGCTTTGGGCAGTGAGCGGGTTTACAAAAAGGCCTGGCCCATTGAGAAGATTCGGGATTATTTTGAAGAAGGTAAGGGTAAGCAGTTTGACCCGCACCTGACCGATCTGTTGTTTGATAATCTTGATGAGATTCTTGAACTGAGACGATCTTTCCCCGACGGTTAA
- a CDS encoding 4Fe-4S dicluster domain-containing protein produces the protein MSIRRRTMKRILNFKDGFAKKFNGKLIPTNEAIKLLKAIVIKSSALEIMSPHGKSPIAFFESPCPASKHNTSAVKEVCIFAGEPHASHTVKNNPEKSRYISEEEAIRILETKNAKGHVHYVCFAESKYGPFYAICNCCPGCCATIEAGIGKGSMLIPSGYIAVVAPNKCIGCGQCMEYCPFGAMNLRDKRMRIDPKKCMGCGVCTNKCRKDALRLARNKKHPEPLLVEKLLEG, from the coding sequence ATGTCTATAAGAAGGAGAACCATGAAACGAATCCTGAATTTCAAGGACGGCTTTGCTAAAAAATTTAACGGCAAGCTAATCCCCACAAATGAAGCGATCAAACTGCTCAAAGCAATTGTGATCAAAAGCTCCGCGCTGGAAATTATGTCCCCTCACGGAAAAAGCCCTATTGCGTTTTTTGAATCTCCCTGTCCTGCTTCAAAGCACAACACCTCAGCCGTAAAGGAAGTATGCATATTTGCAGGCGAACCCCATGCGTCCCATACGGTCAAAAATAATCCGGAAAAATCAAGATATATAAGCGAAGAAGAAGCAATAAGAATTCTAGAAACAAAAAATGCCAAAGGTCATGTGCATTATGTTTGCTTTGCGGAGAGTAAATATGGTCCCTTCTATGCCATTTGCAACTGCTGCCCCGGATGCTGCGCAACCATAGAAGCAGGAATTGGAAAAGGTTCCATGCTGATCCCTTCCGGGTACATTGCCGTGGTGGCACCGAACAAATGCATAGGCTGCGGACAGTGTATGGAATACTGCCCCTTCGGGGCCATGAATCTGCGCGACAAGCGCATGCGCATTGATCCCAAAAAGTGCATGGGCTGCGGAGTGTGCACCAACAAATGCCGCAAAGATGCTCTGCGGCTTGCCCGCAACAAAAAACACCCCGAGCCATTACTGGTGGAGAAACTGCTGGAAGGATAA
- a CDS encoding anti-sigma factor antagonist: MEITVQRHGDTVVVGMNGRIDAFGAGELDRTLKNILADENLACVAFDMADVRYLSSAGIRSIVRTMKILHRRNGALALCAICSYCRNVLDTAGMTRSLNIFPSRSEAMTFLQSVQWERQALENWESLETADSPIGKFRFVPGENSPADLKVIGSVADIFHSRVDEARIFSRHFSQTEYSIGVGGLGEVPDDYMKVLGSMITIGGTMAWLPTDGHDLADFLVPRNDTGSVMIRTPFNLTLSGGFNEYIMFESTEEGGTTLDRLYRGLFLLSRRRRRDFKGVLGVAAWMQTSELMAGTMMRSPVREFAPENKKAITDPANSDEWFKRDVLPRHRDVTCLTCGVGVDLSCDLSVYDQSGLYTAFYIDPATAGDRGHILNNHAAVFEQVHMPEKMVCLDKMVRDVSAKAEFKDMRKLRDNSRVTRAFLGVSYIRKLARDNAGWQGTAEVPVSRTIAEKRYREEAEFPLVPQKREAELNKFQRFLEAQQDKLGGKD, from the coding sequence ATGGAAATTACAGTACAAAGACACGGGGATACAGTTGTTGTCGGCATGAACGGAAGAATAGACGCTTTCGGGGCCGGGGAACTGGATCGGACCCTTAAAAATATCCTTGCTGATGAGAATCTGGCCTGTGTGGCTTTTGACATGGCGGATGTGCGTTATCTGAGCAGTGCCGGAATTCGCTCCATTGTACGGACCATGAAGATCCTGCATCGCCGTAACGGCGCGCTGGCCTTGTGCGCGATCTGTTCCTACTGCCGCAATGTGCTTGATACCGCTGGAATGACCCGTTCTCTGAATATTTTCCCCTCCCGCAGCGAGGCCATGACTTTCTTGCAATCCGTGCAGTGGGAGCGGCAGGCCCTTGAGAATTGGGAAAGTTTGGAAACAGCTGATTCCCCTATCGGTAAATTCAGGTTCGTACCCGGCGAAAATTCCCCGGCAGACCTGAAGGTGATCGGTTCCGTTGCTGATATTTTTCATTCGCGGGTGGATGAGGCGCGCATATTTTCCCGCCATTTTTCCCAGACTGAATATTCCATCGGTGTGGGCGGACTTGGTGAGGTCCCGGACGATTATATGAAGGTGCTGGGGTCCATGATTACCATCGGCGGGACCATGGCCTGGCTGCCTACGGACGGGCATGATCTTGCTGATTTTCTTGTGCCCCGCAACGATACCGGATCGGTGATGATCCGCACCCCTTTCAATTTGACCCTCTCCGGTGGATTTAATGAATACATTATGTTTGAATCCACAGAAGAGGGCGGGACCACTCTGGACAGGCTCTATCGCGGACTTTTTTTGCTTTCCCGGCGCAGGCGCAGGGATTTCAAGGGCGTTCTCGGAGTAGCTGCATGGATGCAGACCAGTGAGCTTATGGCCGGTACCATGATGCGTTCTCCGGTGCGTGAATTCGCTCCTGAAAACAAGAAGGCCATCACTGATCCGGCCAACAGTGACGAGTGGTTTAAGCGGGATGTGCTGCCGCGTCACCGGGATGTTACCTGCCTGACTTGCGGGGTGGGAGTGGATCTTTCCTGTGACCTCTCCGTTTATGATCAGTCCGGGCTTTATACCGCCTTTTATATTGATCCGGCCACTGCCGGGGATCGCGGCCATATTCTCAACAATCATGCCGCTGTCTTTGAACAAGTCCATATGCCTGAAAAAATGGTCTGCCTTGATAAAATGGTCCGCGATGTTTCTGCTAAAGCCGAGTTCAAGGATATGCGTAAACTGCGCGATAACAGCCGCGTGACCCGTGCTTTTCTGGGAGTGAGCTATATTCGCAAGCTGGCCCGTGACAATGCCGGATGGCAGGGCACTGCTGAGGTCCCGGTCAGCCGGACCATTGCGGAGAAACGTTATCGGGAGGAAGCTGAATTTCCCCTTGTTCCGCAAAAGCGTGAGGCTGAACTTAACAAATTTCAGCGATTCCTCGAGGCCCAGCAGGACAAGCTGGGCGGAAAAGATTGA
- a CDS encoding ABC transporter substrate-binding protein codes for MWFRLISSLLAVLILSVPVFAGEKAIKIGVLYNLTGGMAAIDRPGLRGMELAKDIINSGGGIMGRKLNLVVSDCRSDLDSAAMASEALAEQDDMVAVIGLNDTDYVMASAPAITAKGTIFITAGATMQNLPYMYGKNFFMTAFGDNMQARAVAKFAKRRLETSRCFVGTDISNEFTKTLSKYFKRRYRKYGGTVVDEIWYSSGDGKYPLPKGDDNSPDLIFMSSIPPDAANYVAAARKAGFNQPIVSGDGFDTPGLRDIPAEFAHDIYFATHVALDNPDPMVQEFVDSYERMFGVRPESGFAALGYDTVMLLAQAIEKAGIVKSEAVREALSKTSGFKGVTGEFYYPEGIRVPMKSVDIVKYQNGTFSFVEQISPN; via the coding sequence ATGTGGTTTCGTTTGATAAGCAGCCTGCTTGCAGTGCTTATTTTGTCCGTGCCGGTTTTTGCCGGGGAGAAAGCGATCAAGATCGGGGTGCTTTATAATCTCACCGGAGGAATGGCTGCCATTGACCGACCCGGACTGCGTGGCATGGAGCTGGCCAAGGATATCATCAATTCCGGCGGTGGAATTATGGGCCGTAAGTTAAACCTCGTGGTTTCCGACTGCCGTTCCGATCTCGATTCTGCGGCAATGGCTTCCGAAGCTCTTGCCGAGCAGGATGATATGGTGGCTGTCATCGGGCTGAACGATACCGATTATGTCATGGCTTCGGCCCCGGCCATCACCGCAAAGGGTACTATCTTTATTACTGCCGGGGCGACCATGCAGAATCTGCCCTACATGTACGGAAAGAATTTTTTTATGACCGCCTTCGGGGACAACATGCAGGCTCGCGCTGTAGCCAAGTTCGCCAAACGCAGGCTGGAAACCTCCCGTTGCTTTGTGGGGACCGATATTTCCAATGAATTTACCAAGACTCTTTCCAAGTATTTCAAGCGTCGTTACCGCAAGTATGGCGGAACTGTTGTGGATGAGATCTGGTACAGTTCCGGTGATGGCAAATATCCTCTACCCAAGGGTGATGATAATAGCCCGGACCTGATTTTTATGTCCTCTATTCCGCCGGATGCGGCCAACTATGTTGCCGCGGCCCGTAAGGCTGGATTTAATCAGCCCATTGTTTCCGGTGACGGATTTGATACTCCGGGGCTGCGTGATATCCCTGCGGAATTTGCCCATGACATCTATTTCGCCACCCATGTGGCCCTTGATAATCCGGACCCAATGGTTCAGGAATTTGTGGATAGTTATGAGCGTATGTTCGGGGTCCGTCCGGAATCCGGTTTTGCCGCCCTCGGCTATGATACGGTCATGCTGCTGGCTCAGGCCATTGAAAAGGCCGGGATAGTTAAATCCGAAGCCGTGCGCGAAGCTCTTTCCAAGACTTCCGGTTTCAAGGGAGTTACCGGGGAATTCTACTATCCTGAAGGGATAAGGGTTCCCATGAAAAGCGTGGATATCGTGAAATACCAGAACGGTACATTTTCCTTTGTGGAGCAAATTTCCCCTAATTAA
- a CDS encoding leucyl aminopeptidase: MEFSIITEPASAWSADAVIFFAFKDSDEYLPGFSSWMASDADWVAGSPALGDFSGELGSSAVIYGSGSSVQRVLLVGLGEEEEFGVEKFLQAVSSAFQKCRELKFRTVGAPLPAFEGIVLEDKLEHFMVAAIEGLYSFDEFKSKKDDKKDLPETVRFLTEEEPPAHLAEMLAKGQAVGQGVGYARDLVNLPPNIATPVYLADEAKKMAKEYGFKFKVMKRKEIIDKGMGAYASVFKGSSDEPRMITLEYCPKDREGQKPLVLVGKGVTFDTGGISLKPTGFIEDMKCDMAGAAAILGFFRAIGEIKPDLPIVGLLPCADNMPDASATRPGEVVTSFSGKTIEILNTDAEGRLLLCDALAYSAQFEPAAIIDLATLTGGCIVAFGWNVAAVMDNSPMMQELVLESGKRVGERFWPMPLWDIYKEELKSEVADLKNVGSREGMTIHAGMFLKEFVPEDTPWAHLDIAGPAWRKKKSPAGSAGGTGFGVRTLVELAERIDLEDM, translated from the coding sequence ATGGAATTCAGTATTATTACCGAACCGGCGTCCGCTTGGTCTGCGGATGCGGTCATCTTTTTTGCTTTCAAAGATTCTGATGAATATCTTCCCGGCTTTTCTTCATGGATGGCTTCAGATGCCGACTGGGTTGCCGGATCTCCCGCCTTGGGTGATTTTTCCGGGGAACTGGGCAGTTCCGCAGTTATCTACGGCTCCGGCTCATCCGTACAGCGGGTGTTGCTGGTGGGTCTGGGTGAGGAAGAAGAATTCGGAGTGGAAAAATTTCTGCAAGCAGTCAGTTCTGCTTTCCAGAAATGCCGGGAACTGAAATTTCGTACCGTGGGTGCCCCGCTTCCCGCATTTGAAGGGATAGTACTTGAAGACAAGCTTGAACATTTTATGGTTGCCGCCATAGAGGGACTTTATTCCTTTGATGAATTCAAGAGTAAAAAGGATGATAAAAAGGATCTGCCGGAAACAGTGCGTTTTCTGACTGAAGAAGAGCCCCCGGCCCATCTAGCTGAAATGCTCGCTAAAGGACAGGCCGTGGGACAGGGTGTGGGGTATGCCCGTGATCTGGTCAACCTGCCGCCTAACATTGCTACTCCGGTCTACCTCGCTGATGAAGCAAAAAAAATGGCCAAGGAATACGGTTTCAAGTTCAAGGTCATGAAACGTAAGGAAATCATCGACAAGGGTATGGGTGCCTATGCTTCCGTGTTCAAAGGTTCCAGCGACGAGCCTCGGATGATTACCCTTGAGTATTGCCCCAAGGACCGGGAAGGACAGAAGCCGCTGGTGCTGGTAGGTAAGGGTGTGACTTTTGATACCGGAGGAATATCCCTCAAGCCCACCGGATTCATCGAAGATATGAAGTGCGACATGGCCGGGGCTGCGGCTATACTCGGTTTTTTCAGGGCCATCGGAGAAATTAAGCCGGACCTGCCTATTGTGGGACTTCTGCCCTGTGCTGACAATATGCCTGATGCTTCCGCGACCCGTCCGGGAGAAGTTGTAACTTCATTTTCCGGCAAGACCATTGAAATTTTGAATACCGATGCTGAAGGGCGGCTGTTGCTCTGCGATGCATTGGCTTATTCCGCGCAGTTTGAACCTGCGGCAATCATCGACCTCGCCACCCTGACCGGGGGCTGCATTGTGGCCTTCGGCTGGAATGTGGCTGCGGTAATGGACAATTCCCCCATGATGCAGGAGTTGGTCCTTGAGTCAGGTAAGCGGGTAGGGGAACGGTTCTGGCCTATGCCGCTCTGGGATATTTATAAAGAGGAACTTAAGAGTGAAGTGGCCGATCTCAAGAATGTCGGTTCCCGCGAGGGCATGACCATCCATGCCGGAATGTTCCTTAAGGAGTTCGTACCGGAAGACACCCCGTGGGCGCATCTGGATATTGCCGGTCCGGCTTGGCGCAAGAAAAAGTCTCCTGCGGGATCAGCCGGGGGAACCGGATTCGGTGTACGCACGCTGGTTGAGCTTGCGGAGCGGATTGATCTGGAAGATATGTAG
- a CDS encoding DUF2335 domain-containing protein, with amino-acid sequence MPESDKDRSDQSESAPEKIYVSPEVEPEVKESKQKNVLVSQQYCGPLPPPQMLKDYEQVVPGLAESLTQSFIKEGDHRRELERKAHELDELYVRASIKDSSRGSFLGFILCAMAIAGGVYAAVSGAQVAGSIIGFSGMAGLVVAFKSGIKVAQSSSVERNEIGSDQSEE; translated from the coding sequence ATGCCAGAGTCAGATAAAGATAGATCTGATCAGAGCGAAAGTGCTCCTGAAAAGATTTATGTGTCTCCTGAAGTAGAGCCGGAAGTAAAAGAATCAAAGCAAAAAAATGTTTTGGTTTCTCAGCAATATTGTGGGCCTCTTCCTCCACCGCAAATGCTCAAGGATTATGAACAGGTTGTTCCCGGACTAGCTGAATCATTGACTCAGAGTTTTATTAAAGAAGGCGATCATCGTCGGGAGCTTGAGCGGAAAGCCCATGAACTTGACGAGCTTTATGTTCGTGCTTCCATCAAAGATAGTTCTCGTGGTTCTTTTCTTGGATTTATCCTTTGTGCCATGGCTATTGCCGGAGGTGTTTACGCCGCGGTGAGCGGAGCACAGGTTGCAGGAAGTATTATTGGTTTTTCAGGGATGGCAGGACTTGTGGTCGCGTTTAAGAGTGGGATTAAAGTTGCACAGAGTTCTTCTGTAGAGCGGAATGAAATAGGCTCTGATCAATCTGAAGAATAG
- a CDS encoding peptidylprolyl isomerase (rotamase C; accelerates isomerization of the peptidyl prolyl bond), with the protein MAKASARHLLVSDEQTCLDLKKQIQDGADFGELAKKHSSCPSGQRGGDLGEFRPGQMVPEFDTVVFNEAVGEVHGPVKTQFGYHLLEITSRED; encoded by the coding sequence ATGGCAAAAGCATCTGCCCGCCATCTTTTGGTTAGTGATGAACAAACCTGTCTGGACCTGAAAAAACAAATTCAAGACGGCGCAGATTTTGGTGAACTGGCAAAAAAACACTCTAGCTGCCCTTCTGGACAGCGCGGCGGAGATCTAGGTGAGTTCCGCCCCGGCCAGATGGTCCCGGAATTTGACACCGTTGTCTTCAATGAAGCAGTTGGTGAAGTTCATGGCCCGGTAAAAACACAGTTCGGTTACCACCTGCTGGAAATCACAAGCCGCGAAGACTAA
- a CDS encoding asparaginase, translating into MGSNNISGEVVLIFTGGTIGMSEKPDAGGVVPDDNFTKLLNEVTPDGHDIKIRPILWSDIPSPHMCPDRMLKLAHDVEAFLSEEQVLGAVILHGTDLMAETAYVLDLTVRSPKPVILTGAMRYFNESGYDGIRNLVDAVRTCLLPPPEGTDVIIQMADKLFAAKNAIKSSSLNVDPFIGQNTGRIGFIAGESVILTRAKPGRRPRLDFPVNAMADKVHLVGCHPGMDSTILENLIESGAKGIVLEGFGAGNVPPGAVPGVEKCIAAGIPVVLCTRCVEGGVWPIYAYPGGAADLKQKGAIIAGGLSALKATLLLQLLLGSGCPCERIEEIFAEESV; encoded by the coding sequence ATGGGTTCAAATAATATTTCAGGCGAGGTCGTCCTCATTTTCACTGGGGGCACCATCGGCATGAGCGAAAAGCCCGATGCCGGAGGTGTTGTCCCGGACGACAATTTCACCAAGCTGCTTAACGAGGTCACCCCGGACGGGCATGATATCAAAATCCGTCCCATACTCTGGTCAGATATTCCCAGCCCGCACATGTGCCCGGATAGAATGCTCAAACTGGCCCATGATGTTGAAGCCTTCCTTAGCGAAGAGCAGGTTCTGGGCGCGGTCATCCTACACGGCACCGACCTCATGGCTGAAACAGCCTACGTGCTGGACTTGACCGTGCGTTCACCAAAGCCAGTCATCCTTACCGGGGCCATGCGCTATTTCAATGAATCCGGTTACGACGGCATACGCAATCTAGTAGACGCAGTGCGCACCTGCCTGCTGCCCCCACCGGAAGGCACCGATGTCATCATCCAGATGGCTGACAAACTTTTCGCCGCCAAGAATGCCATCAAATCCAGCTCCCTGAATGTGGACCCCTTTATCGGGCAAAATACCGGGAGAATCGGCTTTATCGCCGGAGAATCAGTAATCCTGACTAGAGCTAAACCAGGACGCAGACCAAGGCTGGATTTCCCGGTTAACGCGATGGCTGACAAGGTCCATCTGGTGGGCTGCCATCCGGGCATGGACTCAACTATTCTGGAAAATCTCATAGAAAGCGGGGCAAAAGGAATTGTGCTCGAAGGTTTCGGAGCGGGGAACGTCCCTCCCGGAGCAGTCCCCGGAGTAGAAAAATGCATAGCTGCCGGAATCCCGGTAGTACTCTGCACCCGTTGCGTAGAAGGAGGAGTCTGGCCCATCTACGCCTATCCCGGAGGAGCCGCAGACCTAAAGCAGAAAGGAGCAATCATCGCAGGAGGACTCTCCGCTCTCAAAGCAACCCTGCTCCTGCAACTACTGCTCGGGTCGGGATGTCCGTGTGAGCGGATCGAAGAGATTTTTGCTGAGGAAAGTGTGTAA
- a CDS encoding PAS domain S-box protein — protein MPGIEFLAQDYPGVVVGLDENKRIVFIGGKEAAVVSGQLTAGEYLDSSASVPLMKYLGRFADMVVADDPELVGSFESITDAGVILWKGLFHDDSGNIVLKGHVHASRNDFDDSAVAETQGKDKILATLLSNLPGMAYRCQNDVDWTMDFVSEGCFELTGYQPDSLVANRDISYSDLILPQYQAHVWECVQEAVQDREPFEMIYKIRTSSGEEKWVWEKGVDSGGEGGGVVLEGFITDVTPLMLAEQALHQSEERYRLMAEKTGQMVYDLNIETGEIVWSGAVVEITGVEEHEFQSVNLEGWKDKIHPDDRRAVLEELEKCIDEGQPFVSVYRFRRKNGSYLYVEDEGSFLMNTRGTPVRMVGVLRDYSHKMKVQELMIQTEKMTTVASLSAGMAHEINNPLGIVTQSAQNIERRLSLDLPGNIEVADKIGISLELIRKYLEERKILTMVEEIKEAGTRAAKVIVNMLNFSRKSGDKKDFCSIDDIVERAMETVDAELCTEEGCDFRKINFVKDFQAGLPHVLCYSRELEQVLLNLMRNSAQSLIDGGCSEDSPRIAIRAYCNNAYLTIEVEDNGPGMDRFTRKKAFEPFFSTRAEGGSGLGLSMAYFVITRNHGGTIRIDSEPDKGTKFTIQLPRGSVSDIFSQGLV, from the coding sequence ATGCCGGGTATCGAGTTTTTGGCTCAGGATTATCCTGGGGTAGTGGTCGGCCTTGATGAGAATAAGCGTATCGTATTCATTGGCGGTAAAGAAGCGGCGGTTGTCTCCGGGCAGCTGACGGCTGGGGAATATCTTGACTCTTCCGCTTCTGTTCCTTTGATGAAGTATCTTGGCAGGTTTGCCGATATGGTTGTGGCGGATGATCCTGAGCTGGTTGGAAGTTTTGAGTCTATTACTGACGCTGGCGTGATTCTATGGAAGGGTCTTTTTCATGATGATTCCGGCAATATTGTTCTCAAAGGACATGTGCATGCTAGCCGCAATGATTTTGATGATTCCGCAGTCGCGGAAACGCAGGGAAAGGATAAAATACTGGCAACCCTTTTAAGCAATCTTCCGGGAATGGCTTATCGCTGTCAAAATGATGTTGACTGGACTATGGATTTTGTCAGCGAAGGCTGCTTTGAGCTGACTGGATATCAGCCGGATTCCTTGGTGGCTAATCGTGATATTTCTTATTCTGATCTTATTCTCCCCCAATATCAGGCTCATGTCTGGGAATGCGTACAAGAAGCTGTTCAGGACCGGGAGCCTTTTGAAATGATCTATAAGATCAGGACTTCTTCCGGTGAGGAAAAATGGGTTTGGGAAAAGGGCGTAGACTCTGGGGGCGAAGGAGGTGGAGTGGTTCTTGAAGGTTTTATCACCGATGTTACCCCACTTATGCTGGCCGAGCAGGCCCTGCACCAGAGTGAAGAGCGTTACAGGCTTATGGCTGAGAAGACCGGACAGATGGTATATGACCTGAATATTGAAACAGGGGAAATCGTCTGGTCGGGAGCGGTTGTAGAAATAACCGGGGTTGAGGAACATGAGTTTCAGTCCGTGAATCTTGAGGGATGGAAAGATAAAATCCATCCTGATGACCGCAGGGCGGTCCTTGAGGAGCTTGAAAAGTGCATTGATGAAGGGCAGCCCTTTGTCTCTGTGTACAGGTTCAGGCGTAAGAACGGTAGTTATCTTTATGTTGAGGATGAAGGCAGTTTCTTGATGAATACGCGTGGAACTCCAGTGCGTATGGTTGGAGTGTTGCGTGATTACTCCCACAAGATGAAAGTTCAGGAACTGATGATCCAGACTGAGAAAATGACAACTGTAGCCAGTCTTTCCGCAGGTATGGCCCATGAGATTAACAACCCTCTGGGTATAGTGACCCAATCGGCTCAAAATATTGAACGCAGGTTGTCTCTGGACCTGCCCGGCAATATTGAAGTAGCGGATAAGATTGGGATTTCTTTGGAATTGATTCGTAAATATCTTGAGGAACGTAAAATTCTGACCATGGTGGAGGAGATCAAGGAAGCCGGAACCCGGGCGGCCAAGGTCATTGTGAATATGCTTAATTTTAGCCGTAAGTCAGGGGATAAAAAGGACTTTTGTTCTATTGACGATATTGTTGAGCGGGCTATGGAAACAGTTGATGCGGAACTATGCACAGAAGAAGGGTGTGATTTTCGCAAGATAAATTTTGTGAAGGATTTTCAGGCGGGATTGCCACATGTGCTTTGCTACTCAAGAGAATTGGAGCAGGTGCTACTCAATCTTATGCGTAATTCCGCACAATCTCTGATTGATGGCGGATGTTCGGAAGACAGTCCCCGCATAGCGATCAGAGCATATTGCAATAATGCCTATCTGACTATCGAAGTTGAGGATAATGGCCCAGGCATGGACAGATTCACCCGTAAGAAGGCTTTTGAACCTTTTTTCAGCACCCGAGCAGAAGGGGGCAGCGGGCTGGGGTTGTCGATGGCTTATTTTGTTATTACCCGTAATCATGGCGGAACCATCAGAATTGATTCCGAACCGGACAAAGGCACCAAATTTACCATCCAGCTGCCTCGGGGTTCGGTTTCGGATATATTTTCTCAGGGACTTGTTTAG